A genomic segment from Deltaproteobacteria bacterium GWC2_65_14 encodes:
- a CDS encoding polysulfide reductase codes for MRKVWAFVKGCFILLRRGSKLYYVWIYFLLALVVVGVLAYANQLYGGLITTAMRDQVSWGFYIANFTFMVGVAAAAVLLVIPAYVYQWKPIKEIAILGELVAVSAMVMCLLFVTVDLGRPDRFWHLIPKVGILNFPQSLLAWDVVVLNTYLVLNFTIAGYMLYSYYYKREPNMKYVTPLLLFSIPAAISIHTVTAFLYNGLAARPFWNASILAPRFLASAFCSGPAGMILMFQVIRKWTKFRITDEAIFKIAELIAYAMFLNLFLLGAEIFKEYYSDTSHLAPMKYLYQGLEGHSDLVSWIWTATLFNLTAFFLFLIPQTRENQITLNIGCVLIFIGVYIEKGMGLVIPGFVPDVLGDFYEYSPTSTEMLVTIGIWATGLLVYTMLLRIAIPIMNGDFHVSEDGVNPHIGDDLFLVRSREEADPEADLLAQ; via the coding sequence ATGAGGAAAGTCTGGGCATTCGTCAAGGGATGTTTCATCCTCCTCCGGCGGGGGAGCAAGCTCTACTACGTCTGGATCTATTTCCTCCTGGCCCTGGTGGTCGTCGGGGTCCTCGCGTATGCGAACCAGCTGTACGGCGGGCTGATCACCACCGCCATGCGGGACCAGGTGTCGTGGGGGTTCTACATCGCGAACTTCACGTTCATGGTCGGCGTGGCGGCCGCCGCCGTCCTGCTCGTCATCCCGGCCTACGTATACCAGTGGAAGCCGATCAAGGAGATCGCGATCCTGGGGGAGCTGGTGGCCGTGTCGGCGATGGTGATGTGCCTGCTCTTCGTCACGGTCGACCTCGGCCGTCCGGACCGGTTCTGGCACCTGATCCCGAAGGTCGGGATCCTCAACTTCCCCCAGTCCCTTCTGGCCTGGGACGTCGTCGTCCTGAACACCTACCTGGTCCTGAACTTCACCATCGCGGGGTACATGCTGTACAGCTATTACTACAAGCGCGAACCGAACATGAAATACGTCACGCCGCTCCTGCTGTTCTCGATCCCGGCGGCGATCTCCATCCACACGGTGACCGCCTTCCTCTACAACGGCCTCGCCGCAAGGCCGTTCTGGAACGCGTCGATCCTCGCCCCCCGGTTCCTCGCTTCGGCGTTCTGCTCCGGCCCGGCCGGGATGATCCTCATGTTCCAGGTCATCCGGAAGTGGACGAAGTTCCGGATCACGGACGAGGCGATCTTCAAGATCGCGGAGCTCATCGCCTACGCGATGTTCCTCAACCTGTTCCTGCTCGGCGCGGAGATCTTCAAGGAGTACTACTCCGACACCTCCCACCTGGCCCCGATGAAGTATCTCTACCAGGGGCTCGAGGGGCACTCGGACCTGGTCTCCTGGATCTGGACCGCGACCCTGTTCAACCTGACCGCCTTCTTCCTCTTCCTGATCCCCCAGACGCGGGAGAACCAGATCACCCTCAACATCGGATGCGTCCTCATTTTCATCGGCGTGTACATCGAGAAGGGGATGGGGCTGGTGATCCCGGGGTTCGTCCCGGACGTGCTCGGGGATTTCTACGAGTACTCCCCGACCAGTACCGAGATGCTGGTCACCATCGGGATCTGGGCGACGGGGCTTCTGGTCTACACGATGTTGCTGCGGATCGCCATCCCGATCATGAACGGCGACTTCCACGTGAGCGAGGACGGGGTGAACCCCCACATCGGCGACGACCTGTTCCTCGTCCGGAGTCGGGAGGAAGCGGATCCGGAGGCGGACCTGTTGGCGCAGTGA